In the genome of Segatella copri, one region contains:
- a CDS encoding plasmid mobilization protein yields the protein MTNIQEQNRKKGGRPPTGRVRKLSKSVTVKFSKPSYEALRLRARKANRKLAEYIRESTLNGEVVSGHNTDTVAIAKNLIGMANNLNQLTKLSHQRGFHETHVYVVDLLRRLKAILGEYRQVSYKPKPSSMGRKEDAT from the coding sequence ATGACAAACATACAGGAACAGAATAGGAAAAAGGGCGGAAGACCGCCTACAGGCAGGGTTCGCAAGCTGTCGAAGTCTGTCACGGTGAAGTTCTCGAAGCCAAGCTACGAGGCTTTGAGACTGAGGGCGAGGAAAGCCAACCGCAAGTTGGCGGAGTACATCCGTGAGTCCACCTTGAACGGCGAGGTGGTCAGCGGACACAACACAGATACGGTTGCCATTGCCAAGAACCTCATCGGTATGGCGAACAACCTCAACCAACTTACCAAGCTGTCGCATCAGAGAGGTTTCCACGAAACCCATGTGTATGTGGTGGACTTGTTGAGAAGATTGAAAGCCATCCTTGGCGAGTATCGCCAAGTAAGTTATAAACCGAAGCCAAGCAGTATGGGCAGAAAGGAGGATGCCACATGA
- a CDS encoding outer membrane beta-barrel protein, producing the protein MSNKDWTSKLRDQMTDYQEPVKHDLWAGIAQSLAQNQPVAGENGVPENHPVKRVEKESKARVVTLKRWSAAAAAVALLGIGGSYVYLHQEDVEQGNAQLASLASSEASSASSAASSSLSAASPSLSSASPSLSAASSSHSKQVPLLAADIKSADSKSRQKAASSAASLLSSDYASVPVQSAAPMNDEGETMVAVASDEAPLVASKYKSAESAQSHAEPNSSSSYHFSRNSEVAGVSMKLYAENLGAGMGSVNSGSNIANRYSDSGVMADPMPGVYPAPSVGGSNDVDYLMAAAYKALQKSPQGKAKHHAPVSVGMQIAFGVAPRLLLSTGVVYTRTSSDFYPYAPNNDYNVHQVLHYVGIPVGLNYELWRSGGFHAYVMAGAEAAYNVKNDTDEDGTKKQDAKRDKVQFSGKASLGAQYDISPSLGLYIEPGAKYYFDNGSDIENTFKDKKLNFNLQFGLRFNL; encoded by the coding sequence ATGAGTAACAAGGATTGGACAAGCAAACTTCGAGATCAGATGACAGACTATCAGGAGCCTGTCAAGCACGACTTGTGGGCTGGCATTGCACAATCGCTTGCTCAGAATCAGCCTGTAGCAGGGGAGAATGGGGTTCCTGAAAATCATCCTGTCAAAAGGGTGGAGAAGGAATCGAAAGCCCGGGTTGTCACGTTGAAACGATGGTCGGCAGCCGCAGCCGCCGTGGCCTTGCTTGGAATAGGTGGAAGCTATGTTTATCTGCATCAGGAGGATGTGGAGCAGGGCAATGCACAGTTGGCATCCCTGGCGTCATCAGAAGCTTCATCTGCATCATCAGCAGCATCTTCCTCTCTGTCGGCAGCATCTCCCTCTCTGTCATCAGCATCTCCCTCTCTGTCGGCAGCATCTTCCTCTCATTCGAAGCAAGTTCCGCTGCTTGCTGCTGATATCAAATCCGCAGATTCCAAGAGTAGGCAAAAGGCTGCTTCATCGGCAGCTTCTCTGCTTTCTTCCGATTACGCCTCTGTGCCAGTTCAATCAGCTGCACCCATGAATGATGAAGGCGAAACAATGGTAGCTGTTGCTTCGGATGAGGCTCCGCTGGTTGCTTCGAAATACAAATCAGCAGAATCAGCGCAGAGTCACGCTGAACCAAATTCATCCTCTTCTTATCATTTCTCCAGGAATAGCGAAGTGGCGGGAGTATCGATGAAGCTCTATGCCGAAAATCTGGGTGCAGGAATGGGGAGTGTCAATTCCGGCAGTAACATCGCCAATCGTTATTCTGATTCGGGAGTGATGGCAGATCCGATGCCAGGCGTATATCCCGCCCCTTCGGTGGGTGGAAGCAACGACGTGGATTATCTGATGGCGGCAGCCTATAAGGCACTCCAGAAATCGCCGCAGGGAAAGGCGAAGCATCATGCTCCAGTATCCGTGGGCATGCAGATAGCCTTTGGCGTGGCTCCTCGCTTGTTGTTGAGCACGGGCGTGGTTTATACCCGCACCTCTTCCGATTTCTATCCGTATGCTCCAAACAATGACTACAATGTTCATCAGGTGCTTCATTATGTAGGCATCCCGGTAGGCTTGAATTATGAATTGTGGAGGAGTGGCGGCTTCCATGCCTACGTGATGGCTGGCGCCGAGGCAGCTTACAACGTGAAGAATGATACCGACGAAGATGGAACCAAAAAGCAGGATGCCAAGCGAGACAAAGTGCAATTCTCCGGGAAGGCTTCGCTCGGTGCGCAATATGACATCTCGCCAAGTCTGGGCTTATACATCGAGCCGGGCGCCAAGTATTACTTCGACAACGGAAGCGATATAGAGAATACCTTCAAGGATAAGAAGCTGAATTTCAATCTTCAATTTGGCTTGAGGTTCAATCTGTAA
- a CDS encoding peptidase domain-containing ABC transporter translates to MQCGAACLAMIVNSYGVKCSLEYVSQMLHIGKNGVSMFAITEAANEIGFNCQGQLYTVEQLKEAQMPCILHWNQNHFVVLFKISKKEVFCIADPGKGLLKLTFEDFCRHWISTEQQGTRGTVLLLTPTEKLENFHIDKYHSNKSKHVLWKYILKYRYLYIMLLLGLFVGSLLQLVLPFLTQSIVDVGIKNQNIGFVWLILLGQLMLTISRTAIDFIRRWLLLHISLRINISLVSDFFIKLLKLPMSFFDTKLMGDLMQRMNDHSRVNTFLTQQTLNITFVIFTFVVFSLVLFFYNKLVFVIFLLGSILYGVWMTLFLKRRKVLDYELFEQQAINNNKTYEFITSMQEIKLQGCEQRRRWEWEDTQADLFGVQMKSLKLQQTQEAGSIFINEVKNIIITVVAATAVIHGQMTLGMMLAVQYIIGQLNSPVEQLMNFFYSLQDVKISLERINEIHQMDDENGKEGLLTSIEDKNEGIDIKNIMFKYDPHALRKTIDDVSIHIPQGKVTAIVGASGSGKTTLIRLMLGYYPVLEGQINIGNTDINKLNKKWWRRQCGVVMQEGVIFSESIARNIAVDDGDIDKERLLKAAEIACIKDYVMALPLKFNTKIGRDGVGLSQGQKQRILIARAVYKNPDYIFLDEATNSLDANNERSIVENLDKFYKGKTVVIVAHRLSTVKNADQIVVIDHGNVVEVGNHESLTAKRGAYYNLVKNQLELGN, encoded by the coding sequence ATGCAGTGTGGTGCTGCATGTTTGGCAATGATTGTCAATTCATATGGTGTCAAGTGTTCCTTAGAATATGTTTCACAAATGTTACATATAGGGAAAAATGGCGTCTCAATGTTTGCTATTACAGAGGCTGCAAATGAAATTGGTTTCAATTGCCAAGGGCAATTGTATACTGTTGAACAATTGAAAGAAGCACAAATGCCTTGTATTTTACATTGGAACCAGAACCACTTTGTTGTATTATTTAAGATTAGTAAAAAAGAAGTTTTTTGCATTGCAGACCCAGGAAAAGGATTGCTAAAATTAACTTTCGAAGACTTTTGTAGACATTGGATTAGTACAGAACAGCAAGGAACGAGGGGGACTGTGTTATTGCTGACTCCTACAGAAAAGCTGGAAAACTTTCATATAGACAAATATCACTCAAACAAATCCAAGCATGTTTTGTGGAAATACATATTGAAATATAGGTATTTGTACATTATGTTATTATTGGGGCTATTTGTCGGTAGTCTCTTGCAACTTGTCTTGCCATTCCTTACCCAATCCATCGTGGATGTTGGTATCAAGAACCAAAACATAGGATTCGTTTGGCTTATACTGTTGGGACAGTTAATGCTCACAATCAGTAGAACGGCTATTGACTTTATCCGCAGATGGCTGTTGCTCCACATATCACTGCGCATCAACATATCGTTGGTGAGCGACTTCTTCATCAAGCTATTGAAGTTGCCGATGTCTTTCTTTGACACGAAACTCATGGGCGACTTGATGCAGAGAATGAACGACCATAGTCGAGTAAATACTTTCTTGACACAGCAGACTCTCAACATAACTTTTGTAATATTCACCTTTGTGGTGTTCTCATTGGTTCTGTTCTTCTACAACAAATTGGTGTTTGTCATCTTCTTGTTGGGAAGCATCCTCTATGGTGTATGGATGACCTTGTTTTTGAAACGAAGAAAGGTTCTTGATTATGAACTGTTTGAGCAGCAAGCCATCAATAATAACAAGACTTATGAATTTATCACTTCTATGCAGGAAATCAAATTACAGGGTTGTGAGCAACGCAGAAGATGGGAATGGGAGGACACACAAGCTGACTTGTTCGGCGTGCAGATGAAGTCGCTCAAACTCCAACAGACTCAGGAGGCAGGAAGCATCTTTATTAATGAGGTGAAGAACATCATCATTACGGTAGTCGCTGCAACCGCCGTGATTCATGGGCAAATGACACTCGGTATGATGCTTGCCGTGCAATACATCATCGGACAGCTCAACTCACCAGTGGAGCAACTGATGAACTTCTTCTATTCTCTACAAGATGTGAAGATTAGCTTGGAGCGAATCAACGAGATTCACCAGATGGATGATGAGAATGGAAAGGAAGGCTTGCTAACTTCTATTGAAGATAAGAATGAGGGCATTGACATCAAGAACATCATGTTCAAGTACGACCCACATGCTTTGCGCAAAACCATAGACGATGTGAGCATTCACATTCCGCAAGGTAAGGTAACAGCCATCGTTGGCGCATCTGGCAGTGGAAAGACCACCCTCATCCGTTTGATGCTTGGTTACTATCCTGTCTTGGAAGGACAAATCAACATAGGCAATACAGACATCAACAAGCTCAACAAGAAATGGTGGCGCAGACAATGTGGCGTTGTGATGCAGGAAGGTGTCATCTTCTCGGAGAGTATCGCACGTAACATAGCCGTTGATGATGGTGACATAGACAAGGAACGGTTGCTAAAAGCAGCCGAGATAGCTTGTATCAAGGATTATGTGATGGCTTTGCCTCTGAAGTTCAACACCAAGATTGGACGTGATGGCGTGGGACTGAGCCAGGGACAGAAACAACGCATCTTGATAGCGAGGGCGGTGTATAAGAATCCTGACTATATCTTCCTTGACGAGGCAACCAACTCGCTAGATGCTAACAACGAGAGAAGCATCGTGGAGAACTTGGATAAGTTCTACAAGGGCAAGACTGTTGTGATTGTGGCTCATCGCCTGAGTACGGTGAAGAATGCCGACCAAATTGTGGTCATCGACCATGGAAATGTGGTTGAAGTTGGCAATCATGAATCGCTGACAGCCAAGCGAGGAGCATACTATAATCTTGTGAAGAATCAGTTGGAATTGGGAAACTAA
- a CDS encoding carboxypeptidase-like regulatory domain-containing protein — MRRFLFLMMLACFCNCTFAQSVVTGVVRDTTGTNLEGVIVRINADKATLGFARTAENGSYKITFKTDAKQITITAEAIGYEKAKKEIKNLSQACNFNLKEKSTALKEVVVKAPAIYQRGDTLSYNLASYIGKNDYTLKDAMKKLPGIEVGDKGSIKYLGKEISNFYINGMDLLGGRYNIATTNIPASFVNSVQVLNNHQAVKADKDVFSDNVAINVNMSNKAKFKPVGSYGVSLGAGKHTLYEVNGAGMLFKSNFQMLASLKAGNISQFALNEGTNHFDSKETVSTVSSLLGNISASTPPIEVDRYASPTDRLLSFNILRKIRKDVTIKGNVGYSYAKSQYDYSLTRSYTDAENNIVISQAYSPLSSVHRPSIQLEYKDNSDKTYLVNTLSGVGSFLTSELPTRENGTLFNQKQTMREFFLNNKFSTLWHHKDLRWSLTSVVSYQGSPMGKVALDKETKDAVVQNANGQSFRTENTLSLSKKHRNSRIYLPILLNYYMDKVQTTLHPMDESNDVSMQNLRVALAPQYEYSHFQYRYVLRLEVPVRMDYIAHRDHMIASSSGSWYFSVCPSMYCNYKLTSRSVLRTNIFYARTFGDILDFLKSPVRIDDTSMKMGSGILADNKSLNASLHYDYKIPLKMWFFNADILYNQERSNILASQDASNTLVTMSKVYAPNTAKSLIGQVGITKFIESIKTKISLNGGYQWRRQMTLQNGYQQKYTWKSLTFSPYLTSQPCKYVELDYNGMFAKTYLYAAYQNDSYLSQQHKVSLKIMPFDGFVFDTSTDIVKNELTKDVTKTMALLDMGLSYRKKAVKVSLDIRNILNQHQYGYTIYNSVNTFTYNYQLRGRECVCSVKLTI; from the coding sequence ATGAGAAGATTTTTGTTTTTGATGATGTTGGCTTGCTTCTGTAACTGCACTTTTGCACAAAGTGTGGTTACAGGAGTTGTGCGTGATACCACAGGCACGAACTTGGAAGGTGTCATCGTTAGAATAAATGCCGACAAGGCAACGCTTGGTTTTGCGAGAACGGCAGAAAATGGCTCTTACAAGATAACTTTCAAGACCGATGCCAAGCAGATAACTATTACAGCCGAAGCCATCGGATATGAGAAAGCCAAGAAGGAAATCAAGAATCTCTCACAAGCGTGTAACTTCAATCTGAAGGAGAAGTCAACAGCCCTCAAGGAAGTTGTCGTAAAAGCCCCTGCCATCTATCAGCGTGGTGATACCTTGTCTTACAACTTAGCCTCATATATCGGAAAGAACGACTATACGCTGAAGGATGCCATGAAGAAACTTCCAGGAATCGAAGTTGGTGACAAAGGTTCCATCAAATATCTGGGCAAGGAGATTTCCAACTTTTATATCAATGGCATGGACTTGTTGGGGGGAAGATATAACATTGCCACAACCAACATACCTGCTTCCTTTGTCAACTCCGTCCAAGTGCTCAACAACCATCAGGCAGTAAAAGCCGACAAGGATGTTTTTTCAGACAACGTTGCTATCAACGTGAATATGAGCAACAAGGCTAAGTTCAAGCCTGTAGGCTCTTATGGCGTTTCGCTCGGTGCTGGCAAGCATACCTTGTATGAAGTGAATGGTGCGGGAATGCTCTTCAAGTCAAACTTCCAAATGTTGGCTTCGCTAAAAGCAGGCAACATCAGTCAGTTCGCATTGAATGAAGGAACGAACCATTTCGATAGCAAGGAAACTGTATCTACAGTGTCAAGTTTGCTGGGAAACATTTCCGCTTCCACTCCTCCCATTGAGGTGGATAGGTATGCCTCACCAACTGACCGCTTGTTGTCGTTCAACATATTGAGGAAGATTAGAAAGGATGTTACCATTAAGGGAAATGTCGGATATAGCTATGCGAAAAGTCAATATGACTATAGCTTGACTAGAAGCTATACCGATGCGGAAAACAATATCGTTATCTCACAAGCATATTCACCTCTGTCATCTGTGCATCGCCCAAGCATTCAGTTGGAATACAAAGACAACTCAGACAAGACTTATCTCGTCAACACTTTGTCGGGCGTTGGCTCTTTCTTGACATCAGAGTTGCCGACAAGGGAAAACGGCACGCTCTTTAACCAGAAGCAGACCATGCGAGAGTTCTTTCTGAACAACAAGTTTTCTACATTATGGCATCACAAGGACTTGCGATGGTCGTTGACGTCGGTTGTCTCATACCAAGGTTCTCCCATGGGAAAGGTAGCTCTTGACAAAGAAACGAAAGATGCTGTTGTACAGAATGCCAATGGGCAAAGTTTCCGCACAGAGAACACACTCTCTCTGTCTAAGAAGCATCGTAATTCACGTATCTATTTGCCGATATTACTGAACTATTACATGGATAAAGTACAGACGACTTTACATCCTATGGATGAAAGCAACGATGTGAGTATGCAAAATCTCAGAGTGGCATTGGCTCCACAATATGAATATTCGCATTTTCAATACAGATATGTCTTACGTTTGGAAGTGCCTGTGCGCATGGACTATATAGCTCACAGAGACCACATGATTGCATCTTCTTCTGGCTCTTGGTATTTTTCTGTTTGCCCAAGTATGTATTGCAACTATAAGCTCACTTCTCGCTCAGTGCTTCGTACCAACATATTCTACGCCCGTACATTCGGAGACATCTTGGATTTCTTGAAATCTCCTGTCCGAATCGATGATACTTCCATGAAGATGGGTTCGGGCATCTTGGCGGATAACAAGAGTTTGAACGCCTCGTTGCATTACGACTATAAGATACCGCTGAAAATGTGGTTCTTCAATGCTGATATTCTGTATAATCAAGAGAGAAGCAACATTCTGGCAAGCCAGGATGCAAGCAATACGCTCGTAACCATGTCGAAGGTATATGCCCCAAACACAGCAAAAAGTCTCATAGGGCAAGTAGGCATTACCAAATTCATAGAGTCCATCAAGACCAAGATTTCCTTGAACGGTGGCTATCAGTGGAGACGGCAAATGACCTTGCAGAATGGTTATCAACAGAAATATACATGGAAAAGCTTGACGTTCTCTCCTTATCTGACATCGCAACCTTGCAAATACGTAGAGTTGGATTACAATGGCATGTTTGCCAAGACTTATCTTTATGCTGCTTATCAAAACGACAGCTATCTGAGCCAACAGCACAAGGTTTCTTTGAAAATCATGCCCTTTGATGGCTTCGTATTTGACACATCTACAGATATTGTAAAAAATGAGTTGACGAAAGATGTGACCAAGACGATGGCTCTATTGGATATGGGCTTGTCTTATCGAAAAAAAGCGGTAAAGGTATCCCTTGACATCAGAAACATTCTGAACCAACATCAATATGGCTACACCATCTACAATTCCGTCAACACTTTCACATATAATTATCAACTGAGGGGAAGGGAGTGTGTCTGCTCGGTAAAACTAACGATATAA
- a CDS encoding leucine-rich repeat domain-containing protein, translating to MLRLIFIFLLILAHSVSYGKKYTLSETPNGLCLKQWLGKDSVIDFNSHKELKKVKIIGEMAFEKNNHIKKVILPAQLKIIEKRAFNTCEKLEQVKIPPSVTYIGNSAFNMDRNLLLASLPDSLTEIGEWAFWDCNKVSISTIPQSVIKIGRQAFTCCEGITTLIFKNNMEVINDRCFSGCKNIERIVFPKNLKVIEHFAFARCIKLKCVDFPKSLEKISHQAFANCWDLEIVNFSSAPNVDSTAFDNCKYHFGK from the coding sequence ATGCTTAGACTTATTTTTATATTTTTGCTTATATTGGCTCATTCTGTTTCGTATGGGAAAAAGTATACATTGTCAGAAACCCCTAATGGGTTATGTCTAAAGCAATGGTTAGGAAAGGATTCTGTCATAGATTTCAACAGCCATAAAGAACTAAAGAAAGTTAAGATTATAGGTGAGATGGCTTTTGAAAAGAACAATCATATAAAAAAAGTTATATTGCCAGCACAATTAAAAATTATAGAGAAGAGGGCTTTTAACACTTGTGAAAAGTTAGAACAGGTAAAGATTCCCCCGTCTGTAACATATATTGGTAATAGTGCATTTAATATGGACAGAAATTTACTTTTAGCTTCCTTACCAGATAGTTTAACAGAAATAGGAGAGTGGGCTTTTTGGGATTGCAATAAAGTCTCTATATCTACCATACCGCAATCTGTCATAAAGATTGGAAGACAAGCATTTACTTGCTGTGAAGGTATCACAACTCTGATTTTCAAAAATAATATGGAAGTCATTAATGATAGATGTTTTTCTGGTTGCAAAAACATAGAAAGAATAGTGTTTCCAAAAAATCTCAAGGTCATCGAGCATTTTGCATTTGCTCGTTGTATAAAACTAAAATGTGTGGATTTTCCCAAAAGTCTTGAAAAAATCAGTCATCAAGCATTTGCCAATTGTTGGGATTTAGAAATAGTGAATTTTTCATCAGCTCCCAATGTTGATTCGACGGCATTCGACAACTGTAAGTATCACTTTGGTAAATAG
- a CDS encoding GLPGLI family protein: MKIIRLTSLILFLGMTPTIMGQNSSTSVDEYECIYEYQVKNDKGSSDVTSTILQIGRNIAMFSDYTAFRADSAIACKAPETDIQKFKTQEMRNDMFFDQSVSQNVPKGKLSVYSVITPNYYSYAESGTPIVWNFDEDTDTICGYTCQKAVGEYGGRTWMVWYSTEIPVSFGPWKLCGLPGLVLAAKDSEGIHQFKAITFRKSSTPMNLKPYANAIKTSREQFIKSKNKFEQNPLVNIPAESISEMTIEKYEDGGHSALVNGVVLRMRPNGYVPLELK, translated from the coding sequence ATGAAAATAATAAGACTAACTTCACTTATTTTGTTTTTAGGTATGACACCTACTATAATGGGACAAAACAGTTCAACTTCCGTAGATGAATACGAATGTATATACGAGTATCAAGTAAAGAATGACAAAGGTTCTTCGGATGTAACTTCTACCATTTTGCAAATCGGCAGAAACATAGCCATGTTTTCCGATTACACTGCATTCCGAGCTGACTCTGCCATTGCCTGTAAAGCTCCAGAGACAGACATTCAGAAGTTCAAGACACAAGAAATGAGAAACGATATGTTCTTCGACCAGTCTGTCTCTCAAAATGTGCCAAAGGGTAAGCTGTCTGTTTATAGTGTCATTACGCCTAATTACTACAGCTATGCGGAGAGTGGCACACCGATTGTTTGGAATTTTGACGAGGATACAGACACCATCTGCGGATATACTTGCCAGAAGGCGGTGGGAGAATATGGCGGTAGAACTTGGATGGTTTGGTATTCCACCGAGATACCTGTGTCTTTTGGTCCTTGGAAACTTTGTGGTCTGCCAGGGTTGGTATTGGCGGCAAAGGATTCTGAAGGCATACATCAGTTCAAGGCAATCACTTTCCGCAAGTCGAGCACTCCTATGAACTTGAAACCATACGCCAATGCCATCAAGACCTCAAGGGAACAATTCATCAAGTCGAAGAACAAGTTTGAGCAAAATCCGCTGGTCAACATACCTGCTGAATCCATCAGTGAGATGACTATCGAGAAGTATGAGGATGGTGGACACAGTGCCTTGGTTAATGGTGTGGTGCTGAGAATGCGCCCTAACGGATATGTTCCTCTCGAATTAAAATAG
- a CDS encoding relaxase/mobilization nuclease domain-containing protein, translated as MIGKLKKGSSFAGCIRYVTGKDEAKIIVSDGVLLGTNAEMTQSFELQRQLNPRIKKPVGHIALSFKPEDKPRLTDEFMAKIALEYMQMMGIKDTQFIIVRHHNTDNPHCHIVYNRINNEGKLISDRNDYRRNEQVTKALKSKYGLSYGTDKSKTNTRKLRNAERAKYEIHNAVKGALNNSDSWQKFKSELAKRGIHLEFVYKDKEQTKVQGIRFCKDGYSFKGTQISRDYSFGKLNARLEGTENLLSARAKSAQQYEQGNHKNNQEPSISESSQNPWDGISSIGLFASANAQTFESFPEDESAKKKKKKRRRGFSL; from the coding sequence ATGATAGGCAAGCTAAAGAAGGGCAGCTCATTTGCTGGTTGCATCCGCTATGTTACAGGCAAGGACGAGGCGAAAATCATCGTCTCGGATGGCGTGTTGCTCGGTACGAATGCCGAGATGACGCAAAGTTTCGAGCTACAAAGGCAACTAAATCCAAGGATTAAGAAGCCTGTTGGGCACATAGCTTTGAGCTTCAAGCCAGAGGACAAGCCACGTTTGACGGATGAATTCATGGCTAAGATAGCCCTTGAATACATGCAGATGATGGGGATAAAAGATACTCAATTCATCATCGTAAGGCATCACAACACGGACAATCCACATTGCCATATAGTATATAACCGCATCAATAACGAGGGCAAACTCATATCAGACAGGAATGATTACAGACGTAATGAGCAAGTTACCAAGGCTCTAAAATCCAAGTATGGACTTAGTTACGGAACGGACAAGAGCAAGACTAACACTCGCAAATTGCGCAATGCGGAGCGTGCCAAATACGAGATTCACAATGCAGTTAAAGGTGCCTTGAATAACTCAGATAGTTGGCAGAAGTTCAAGAGCGAGCTTGCAAAACGAGGTATTCATTTAGAGTTTGTCTATAAGGATAAGGAGCAAACCAAGGTGCAAGGCATCCGTTTCTGCAAGGATGGATATAGCTTCAAGGGTACGCAGATTAGCCGAGACTATAGCTTTGGCAAACTAAATGCGAGATTAGAGGGAACGGAGAACCTTTTATCAGCAAGAGCCAAATCTGCTCAGCAATACGAGCAAGGCAATCACAAGAACAACCAGGAACCATCCATATCGGAGAGCAGTCAAAACCCTTGGGACGGCATTTCTTCCATTGGACTTTTTGCTTCTGCCAACGCTCAGACCTTTGAGTCTTTCCCAGAGGACGAATCAGCCAAGAAGAAAAAGAAGAAACGCAGAAGAGGCTTTAGCCTTTGA
- a CDS encoding vitamin K epoxide reductase family protein produces MDVLKHILFLLNIKFTCTFLHKLYMENPNNTNLLGFSNMLRLYGIDTQAGKITNTETFGNEILPFLTRIDDAFVVVENCKENIYKLYTDEYTYIEKDAFFEKWDGTFLAFEKTQYSGEPQYENHRKEERLQTLYIILGYCGLLVLCAFSVLANENIFSICMNLLGCGIGGFLTYCIMAQHVGKNIAKKICTNSHHFDCNIEYRLGGIIDLADICAAYFATFFSLIVFLKLSTLFTTLFWASAIPVVAWSLWTQIFVVKKFCPICLCLLTDIFVLNVFNICTLDFGNVHFSNSDIRDVMCCVLLFIVYLSFSLKYSKDILGKCVQTENIRRSNNYLKEQYLLMLNTFPQNIDSISQCLDSINWGETNAHKHLVAVLNPTCAPCALDFLNMYNAMALSNSIKVHVFFAYWTKEQHEKLELLVSAILQNPNKAMYVIQNWYEIGVYDQKLFEEKFCAKNIERKSIDQLIDRQKEWCVNNNIHSTPSFMLNGHFLPKGFNFMDIINF; encoded by the coding sequence ATGGATGTTTTGAAGCATATATTATTTCTTTTAAATATAAAATTTACATGCACATTCTTGCATAAACTTTATATGGAAAATCCTAACAATACTAATTTGTTAGGATTTTCAAATATGCTTAGACTTTATGGCATTGATACACAAGCAGGGAAAATTACCAATACGGAAACTTTTGGAAATGAGATTCTTCCATTTCTCACAAGAATAGATGATGCTTTTGTAGTTGTTGAAAATTGCAAAGAAAACATATATAAGCTATATACAGATGAATATACATATATAGAGAAAGATGCATTCTTTGAGAAGTGGGATGGTACCTTTCTTGCCTTTGAGAAAACACAATATAGTGGTGAACCTCAATATGAAAATCATAGAAAGGAGGAAAGACTGCAAACTCTTTATATAATATTGGGCTATTGTGGCTTATTGGTATTGTGTGCGTTTTCTGTTTTGGCAAATGAGAATATTTTTTCAATTTGCATGAATCTTTTAGGATGTGGAATCGGAGGATTTCTCACATACTGCATTATGGCTCAGCATGTAGGCAAAAACATTGCTAAGAAAATATGCACAAATAGTCATCATTTTGATTGTAATATAGAATATCGGTTGGGTGGTATAATAGACTTGGCTGATATTTGTGCAGCATATTTTGCTACCTTTTTCTCGTTAATAGTATTTTTAAAACTTTCAACATTATTTACAACATTATTTTGGGCATCAGCAATACCTGTTGTTGCCTGGAGTTTGTGGACACAAATCTTCGTGGTGAAGAAATTTTGCCCTATATGCTTATGTTTGCTAACAGATATATTTGTATTAAATGTATTCAATATATGTACTTTAGATTTTGGAAATGTGCATTTTTCGAACTCTGATATTAGGGATGTTATGTGTTGTGTTCTTCTTTTTATTGTATATTTGTCATTTTCGTTAAAATATTCAAAAGATATATTGGGGAAGTGTGTACAAACTGAAAATATTAGAAGAAGTAATAATTATCTAAAAGAACAATATTTATTGATGTTAAATACTTTCCCTCAAAATATAGATTCTATATCACAATGTTTGGATAGTATTAATTGGGGAGAGACAAATGCGCATAAGCATCTTGTTGCTGTATTGAATCCAACATGTGCTCCTTGTGCTTTAGATTTCTTGAACATGTATAATGCTATGGCTTTAAGTAATTCCATCAAAGTACATGTGTTTTTTGCATATTGGACAAAAGAGCAGCATGAAAAATTGGAGCTTTTAGTTTCTGCAATATTACAGAATCCCAATAAGGCAATGTATGTTATTCAAAATTGGTATGAGATTGGAGTTTATGACCAAAAGCTATTTGAGGAAAAATTCTGTGCAAAAAATATAGAACGTAAGTCTATAGACCAACTTATTGATAGGCAAAAAGAATGGTGTGTGAATAATAACATTCACTCCACCCCTTCATTTATGCTTAATGGACACTTCTTGCCAAAAGGATTTAATTTTATGGACATAATAAACTTTTAG